The window TCGTCGAGACATGGTCACGCGGGGATCCAGTCGCGACCAGCGTGGGACTAGCGGTTGCTGCAGCTCACACGTCAGGGAGACATGTGTGCATAGTACAAGATGAGCAGTCGAAACATGAGTACGTATTAGCCATGAGAGGAGTGGTTACTACGGAAGCTACGGAGGTCGTGGTGGTCATAGAATCTACAGAGAACACTATGGAGGAGTTTCCCGGCGTGGAGTTCTTGGTGGTGGACTCAAAGCGACGAGAGTTCTTAAGAACGCTGAGGTCTGCGAAATTAAGCAACAAGGGCGCCGTTTTAGTGTGTAAAAACGCCGCGCAGAGAGCGATCTCTCGTTTCAAATGGCAAGATGTGTTGAAAGGAGAGACACGTGTAGCGAGATCCGTGTTTTTGCCTGTTGGGAATGGGTTAGATATCGCACACGTGGGAGCTATCGGTGGTCTCCAACGTGGTGAATCAAGGAAGCATCCTAGCCGTTGGATAAGACACGTGGATCATCTATCGGGAGAGGAGCATTTGTTCAGACGTTAGAATTGGAATTTACTCTTTTTTACCCTTTATGATGTCTAATGATGTAAATAAACATCCaaacaacaaaattaatttCTCATAATCAACATGTCTACACGATGTAAAATTATTGATACTACTTCTTCATACACGATGTAACATTTCTCATGATTTTACTCAATGTTGATGCGGACAACTTTCTTATCTCCACGTGCAGAACGGCTTGAACCGGTTTGGTCCAGAGATGGAAGAAGCCATCCTCCAAAACTATGATCAGAGCCTGAAAAATTGAAACCGAAGATTCTGAATCTGAGACCAAAGatagtttttgaaataaaaagttttactAACCAGTGGATTCATGATTAGCAAGAGATGAGTTGCCTTTCCACGCTTCTTCAAAGCCACTTAGTTCCTCTAATGAAAAAACAAACATAGAAGAAGTCTTTTAAGATTCTT is drawn from Brassica rapa cultivar Chiifu-401-42 chromosome A05, CAAS_Brap_v3.01, whole genome shotgun sequence and contains these coding sequences:
- the LOC103866885 gene encoding uncharacterized protein LOC103866885 codes for the protein MKLVWSPESASDAYIDTVRSCKNYKESGVAEFLSATAAGWNARLIVETWSRGDPVATSVGLAVAAAHTSGRHVCIVQDEQSKHEYVLAMRGVVTTEATEVVVVIESTENTMEEFPGVEFLVVDSKRREFLRTLRSAKLSNKGAVLVCKNAAQRAISRFKWQDVLKGETRVARSVFLPVGNGLDIAHVGAIGGLQRGESRKHPSRWIRHVDHLSGEEHLFRR